A portion of the Streptomyces sp. NBC_00376 genome contains these proteins:
- a CDS encoding DUF305 domain-containing protein: protein MSASRCSAARRRTRAAAGTVAALVLALTACGSSDGSKSDGSSMPGMDHGSAGASAPATPGAEFNDADAKFAQQMIPHHQQAIEMAKLADGRAADPEIKKLATAIEKAQDPEIDTMKGWLTSWGKPLPSSSSSMGDMPGMDHGSDGSAMPGMMSGKDMSDLAAAKGKDFDKKFAQLMIGHHQGAVTMAEDEQKNGDNAEAKKLAGAVVTAQTAEIEQMNKIIDRL, encoded by the coding sequence ATGTCCGCTTCCCGCTGCTCCGCCGCCCGCCGCCGCACCCGCGCGGCCGCCGGCACCGTCGCCGCCCTCGTTCTGGCACTGACCGCCTGTGGCTCCTCCGACGGCTCGAAGTCCGACGGTTCGTCCATGCCCGGCATGGACCACGGCTCGGCCGGTGCCTCCGCACCGGCCACCCCCGGCGCCGAGTTCAACGATGCCGACGCGAAGTTCGCGCAGCAGATGATCCCGCACCACCAGCAGGCCATCGAGATGGCGAAGCTGGCCGACGGCCGCGCCGCCGACCCCGAGATCAAGAAGCTGGCCACCGCGATCGAGAAGGCCCAGGACCCCGAGATCGACACGATGAAGGGCTGGTTGACGTCGTGGGGCAAGCCGCTGCCCTCGTCCTCGTCCTCGATGGGTGACATGCCCGGGATGGATCACGGCTCGGACGGCTCGGCAATGCCCGGAATGATGTCCGGCAAGGACATGAGCGATCTGGCGGCCGCCAAGGGCAAGGACTTCGACAAGAAGTTCGCCCAGCTCATGATCGGGCACCACCAGGGCGCCGTCACCATGGCCGAGGACGAGCAGAAGAACGGCGACAACGCCGAGGCGAAGAAGCTCGCCGGTGCCGTCGTCACGGCCCAGACCGCCGAGATCGAGCAGATGAACAAGATCATCGACAGGCTCTGA
- a CDS encoding heavy metal translocating P-type ATPase, giving the protein MSSTLTRPVAPAGPVRTGGPGRRTRILALPEARWAAAALLLFLVALPLQLLGAPWWTWGPLYALTYVTGGWEPGWEGLKALREKTLDVDLLMVVAALGAAAIGQVLDGALLIVIFATSGALEAFATARTADSVRGLLDLAPARATRLGEAGAEETVPTEELTVGDVILVRPGERVGADGRVLDGASEVDQATITGEPLPVAKEPGDEVFAGTLNGTGALRVTVERDPSDSVIARIVAMVEEASGTKAPTQLFIEKVEQRYSIGMVAATIALFAVPLAFGAALQPTLLRAMTFMIVASPCAVVLATMPPLLSAIANAGRHGVLIKSAVVMERLGPVDAVALDKTGTLTEGTPRVTDIRPLVSSGLTEDALLTLAAAAEHPSEHPLARAVTEAARTRGLALPPVADFTSAPGTGVTATVDGRTVAVGSPARLLDVRTGEAEAGAAAELAVQLEEDGRTAALVVLDGTPVGVLGIADRLRTDARSTVARLTRLTGGTPVLVTGDNPRAAARLAAEVGIDDVRAGLLPQDKVHAVKAMESAGRKVLVVGDGVNDAPALAAAHTGIAMGRAGSDLALETADAVVVRDELATVPTAVALSRRCRRLVVQNLVIAAVFITGLVIWDLAGTLPLPLGVAGHEGSTVIVGLNGLRLLRDAAWTRAERER; this is encoded by the coding sequence ATGTCTTCCACCCTCACCCGCCCGGTCGCGCCCGCCGGCCCGGTCCGAACGGGGGGCCCTGGGCGGCGCACCCGGATCCTGGCCCTCCCGGAGGCCCGCTGGGCCGCTGCCGCGCTGCTGCTGTTCCTGGTCGCGCTGCCCCTGCAACTGCTCGGTGCCCCGTGGTGGACATGGGGCCCGCTGTACGCGCTGACGTACGTCACGGGCGGCTGGGAGCCGGGCTGGGAAGGGCTGAAGGCGCTCAGGGAGAAGACGCTCGACGTCGACCTGCTGATGGTCGTCGCGGCTCTCGGCGCGGCGGCGATCGGACAGGTGCTGGACGGCGCCCTGCTGATCGTCATCTTCGCGACCTCGGGCGCCCTGGAGGCGTTCGCCACCGCGCGGACGGCGGACTCGGTACGCGGACTGCTCGACCTGGCACCCGCCAGGGCCACCCGGCTCGGCGAAGCGGGTGCCGAAGAGACCGTGCCCACCGAGGAGTTGACGGTCGGGGACGTGATCCTGGTACGCCCCGGCGAACGCGTCGGGGCCGACGGCCGGGTGCTCGACGGGGCGAGCGAGGTGGACCAGGCAACCATCACCGGTGAGCCGCTGCCAGTGGCCAAGGAGCCCGGCGACGAGGTCTTCGCGGGAACCCTGAACGGCACCGGGGCGCTGCGGGTGACCGTGGAGCGCGACCCGTCCGATTCGGTGATCGCCCGGATCGTCGCCATGGTCGAGGAGGCATCGGGGACGAAGGCCCCCACCCAGCTGTTCATCGAGAAGGTCGAACAGCGGTACTCGATCGGCATGGTGGCCGCCACCATCGCCCTGTTCGCCGTGCCCCTGGCCTTCGGCGCGGCACTGCAGCCGACACTGCTCCGGGCGATGACCTTCATGATCGTGGCCTCGCCGTGCGCCGTGGTGCTGGCCACGATGCCGCCGCTGCTGTCCGCGATCGCCAACGCCGGACGGCACGGGGTGCTCATCAAGTCCGCCGTGGTGATGGAACGTCTCGGTCCGGTCGACGCCGTCGCACTCGACAAGACCGGCACCCTGACCGAAGGCACCCCACGCGTCACCGACATCCGTCCACTCGTGTCCTCGGGCCTGACCGAGGACGCCCTGCTCACGCTGGCGGCGGCCGCCGAGCATCCCAGCGAACACCCCCTCGCCCGCGCGGTCACCGAAGCCGCCCGGACCCGCGGTCTCGCCCTGCCGCCGGTGGCGGACTTCACCTCCGCCCCGGGCACCGGCGTCACCGCCACCGTCGACGGCCGCACGGTCGCCGTCGGCAGCCCGGCCCGCCTGCTGGACGTTCGTACCGGCGAGGCCGAGGCCGGGGCCGCCGCCGAACTCGCCGTACAACTGGAGGAGGACGGCCGCACCGCCGCCCTCGTCGTGCTCGACGGCACACCCGTGGGCGTCCTGGGCATCGCCGACCGGCTGCGCACCGACGCCCGGTCCACCGTCGCCCGCCTCACTCGACTCACCGGCGGCACACCGGTGCTGGTCACCGGGGACAACCCTCGTGCCGCCGCCCGTCTGGCCGCCGAGGTCGGCATCGATGACGTCCGGGCCGGTCTGCTGCCGCAGGACAAGGTGCACGCGGTCAAGGCGATGGAAAGCGCCGGGCGGAAGGTGCTGGTGGTCGGGGACGGCGTGAACGACGCCCCGGCCCTGGCCGCGGCCCACACGGGCATCGCCATGGGCAGGGCCGGCTCCGACCTGGCCCTGGAGACCGCCGACGCCGTCGTCGTCCGCGACGAACTCGCCACCGTCCCCACCGCCGTGGCGCTCTCGCGGCGGTGCCGCCGCCTCGTCGTGCAGAACCTGGTGATCGCGGCCGTCTTCATCACCGGCCTCGTCATCTGGGACCTGGCCGGCACGCTGCCGCTCCCGCTGGGTGTCGCCGGGCACGAGGGTTCCACCGTCATCGTCGGCCTCAACGGCCTTCGCCTGCTCCGCGACGCCGCCTGGACGCGCGCCGAGCGCGAACGCTGA
- a CDS encoding ArsR/SmtB family transcription factor, producing the protein MGHGVDAKTAATARERLDVVGATEVASTLQALATPSRLRILARLQEGPCPATELADAVGMEQSACSHQLRLLRNLGLVTGERRGRSVIYALYDNHVAELLDQALFHVEHLRLGLHDTPAQVTAGADDAVAAAGH; encoded by the coding sequence ATGGGCCACGGAGTTGACGCGAAGACCGCTGCCACCGCGCGCGAGCGCCTCGACGTGGTGGGGGCCACCGAGGTGGCGTCCACCCTTCAGGCCCTCGCCACGCCGTCCCGGCTCCGCATTCTGGCGCGCCTCCAGGAGGGCCCCTGCCCCGCGACGGAGCTCGCCGACGCGGTCGGCATGGAGCAGTCCGCCTGCTCCCACCAGTTGCGGCTGCTGCGCAACCTCGGCCTGGTCACGGGCGAGCGCCGGGGCCGCTCGGTGATCTACGCGCTGTACGACAACCACGTGGCCGAACTCCTCGACCAGGCCCTCTTCCACGTCGAGCACCTGCGCCTGGGGCTGCACGACACCCCGGCGCAGGTCACCGCCGGGGCCGACGACGCGGTGGCCGCCGCCGGCCACTGA
- a CDS encoding alpha/beta fold hydrolase, whose amino-acid sequence MSAASELKFFETEDGRLVHRDTGEGPLLVLLHGGFLDHGMWDDQVPELSRHHRVIVPDARGHGGSANATRPFRHTDDLAALLRHLDAGPAVLAGVSMGAATAVDTALEHPDLVRALVVGGAGTSEPEFDDPWAQGVLAAQARALGAGDIEGWIDAFMLFVAGPHRKLDDVDRAVVVRVREMVARTLSKHSGGEVDLRVPVPDTWARAAGIAVPVLAVNGSIDAADHLAMARRLVRTVADGRGVIVEGAAHYPSMERPEVFGRILGDFLAAVPAP is encoded by the coding sequence ATGAGTGCTGCTTCCGAGCTGAAATTCTTCGAGACCGAGGACGGCCGCCTCGTCCACCGGGACACCGGCGAGGGCCCACTGCTGGTGCTGCTGCACGGCGGATTCCTGGACCACGGGATGTGGGACGACCAGGTGCCGGAGCTGTCGCGCCACCACCGGGTGATCGTGCCGGACGCCCGTGGGCACGGCGGATCGGCCAATGCGACCAGGCCCTTCCGGCACACCGACGACCTGGCCGCCCTGCTGCGCCACCTCGACGCGGGGCCCGCGGTCCTGGCCGGAGTGTCGATGGGTGCGGCCACCGCTGTCGACACCGCGCTGGAGCACCCGGATCTGGTGCGTGCGCTGGTCGTCGGCGGGGCGGGGACGAGCGAGCCCGAATTCGACGACCCCTGGGCCCAGGGGGTCCTGGCCGCGCAGGCCCGCGCCCTGGGCGCGGGTGACATCGAGGGCTGGATCGACGCCTTCATGCTCTTCGTGGCGGGCCCGCACCGCAAGCTCGACGACGTCGACCGCGCCGTGGTGGTGAGGGTGCGCGAGATGGTGGCCCGGACGCTGTCCAAGCACAGCGGTGGCGAGGTCGATCTGAGGGTGCCCGTTCCCGACACCTGGGCGCGGGCGGCCGGGATCGCGGTCCCCGTCCTGGCCGTCAACGGCTCCATCGACGCGGCGGATCACCTCGCCATGGCCCGGCGCCTGGTGCGGACGGTCGCCGACGGGCGGGGGGTGATCGTCGAGGGTGCCGCCCACTACCCGAGCATGGAGAGGCCGGAGGTGTTCGGCCGGATCCTCGGGGACTTCCTGGCGGCCGTTCCCGCGCCGTAG
- a CDS encoding MarR family winged helix-turn-helix transcriptional regulator encodes MTDIDPPLPPEELAHRLTEVFALVGPLYRRVQRKVEQTAPIEGLSVGVRAVLDLLRENGPMTVPQMGRAQALSRQFVQRMVNDAAAAGLVEIIPNPAHQRSSLVRLTASGRAAIDAALAREQSLLRQVDGDLTDGDVTACVRVLGRMLELFDHVDVD; translated from the coding sequence ATGACCGATATCGACCCGCCCCTGCCGCCCGAGGAACTGGCCCACCGGCTCACGGAGGTCTTCGCCCTGGTCGGCCCGCTCTACCGGCGTGTGCAGCGCAAGGTGGAACAGACCGCACCGATCGAGGGCCTGTCCGTCGGTGTGCGTGCCGTACTGGATCTGCTGCGCGAGAACGGCCCCATGACGGTTCCCCAAATGGGCCGGGCGCAGGCACTGAGCCGGCAGTTCGTGCAACGCATGGTCAACGACGCCGCGGCCGCGGGGCTGGTCGAGATCATCCCCAACCCCGCACACCAGCGGTCGTCGCTGGTCCGGCTGACCGCGAGCGGCCGGGCGGCGATCGACGCCGCTCTGGCCCGCGAGCAGTCGCTGCTGCGCCAGGTGGACGGGGACCTCACCGATGGCGATGTGACGGCATGCGTACGGGTGCTCGGGCGGATGCTGGAGCTCTTCGACCACGTCGACGTGGACTGA
- a CDS encoding MIP/aquaporin family protein translates to MERLKRSGLAGELSAEFLGTMILILIGCGVVAQVVAGGALTDPPGGLGNHDSIAWAWGLGVTLGVYVAGRLSGAHLNPAVTLSLAAFKDFPWKKVAPYSLAQVAGAFVAALLVRWNYTEALARADPGHTIKTQFVFSTLPANGNPALPVHEWGAFRDQVIGTAILVLLIFAVTDLLNTPPGSNLGPFIVGLIVVAIGMAFGTNAGYAINPARDLGPRLASFLTGYGGAWRDQYGNFYFWVPIVGPLVGGPLGAFVYKVFIGRFLPTAEEEPEGTIPVPTET, encoded by the coding sequence ATGGAGCGGCTCAAGCGGTCGGGGCTCGCCGGGGAACTCTCCGCGGAGTTCCTCGGCACGATGATTCTCATCCTCATCGGTTGTGGTGTGGTGGCCCAGGTCGTCGCGGGCGGTGCGCTCACCGATCCGCCGGGCGGCCTCGGGAATCACGACAGCATCGCCTGGGCCTGGGGGCTCGGAGTCACACTGGGCGTCTATGTGGCGGGCCGGCTCAGCGGAGCGCATCTCAACCCCGCCGTGACCCTCTCCCTCGCCGCGTTCAAGGACTTCCCCTGGAAGAAGGTGGCGCCGTACTCGCTCGCCCAGGTCGCGGGGGCGTTCGTCGCGGCGCTGCTGGTGCGGTGGAACTACACGGAGGCGCTGGCGAGGGCGGACCCGGGGCACACGATCAAGACGCAGTTCGTGTTCTCCACGCTTCCCGCCAACGGCAACCCCGCTCTTCCGGTCCACGAATGGGGAGCGTTCCGGGACCAGGTCATCGGCACCGCGATCCTCGTACTGCTCATCTTCGCGGTCACCGATCTCCTCAACACCCCGCCGGGCTCCAATCTCGGCCCGTTCATCGTGGGCCTCATCGTGGTCGCCATCGGCATGGCGTTCGGCACCAACGCCGGATACGCCATCAACCCGGCCCGTGACCTCGGCCCCCGGCTCGCGAGCTTCCTCACCGGATACGGCGGGGCGTGGCGGGATCAGTACGGGAACTTCTACTTCTGGGTGCCGATCGTGGGCCCGCTGGTCGGCGGACCACTGGGAGCGTTCGTCTACAAGGTGTTCATCGGCCGTTTCCTCCCCACGGCGGAGGAGGAACCGGAGGGAACCATCCCCGTACCGACGGAGACGTGA
- the glpK gene encoding glycerol kinase GlpK, which produces MADFIGAVDQGTTSSRFMIFDHDGNEVARHQLEHEQILPRPGWVEHDPVEIWERTNSVMQNALRTGGLSGTDLDAIGITNQRETTVVWDPRTGRPYCNAIVWQDTRTDSIAQTLENEGHGEVIRRKSGLPPATYFSGGKIKWILENVEGVREAAERGHAVFGNTDSWVLWNLTGGPDGGTHATDATNASRTMLMNLETLDWDDELLDIFGITRAMLPTINPSSDAQAYGRTRTSRPLRAAVPVTGVLGDQQAATVGQVCFEPGEAKNTYGTGNFLLLNTGTKPIRSQHGLLTTVAYRFGQSPAVYALEGSIAVTGSAVQWLRDQMKIITDAAESERLARSVADNGGMYFVPAFSGLFAPYWRSDARGAIVGLARYNTNAHLARATLEAICYQSRDVVEAMEQDSGVHLDVLKVDGGVTANDLCMQIQADVLGVPVSRPVVAETTALGAAYAAGLATGFWRDQDELREHWQESKRWEPQWSEEQRAGGYANWKRAVERTLDWVSVG; this is translated from the coding sequence ATGGCGGACTTCATCGGCGCAGTGGACCAGGGCACCACCAGCAGCCGCTTCATGATCTTCGATCACGACGGCAACGAAGTGGCCAGACACCAGTTGGAGCACGAACAGATCCTGCCCCGCCCCGGCTGGGTGGAGCACGATCCGGTGGAGATCTGGGAGCGCACCAACTCGGTGATGCAGAACGCCCTGCGCACCGGTGGTCTCAGCGGCACGGATCTCGACGCCATCGGGATCACCAACCAGCGCGAGACGACCGTCGTCTGGGACCCCCGAACCGGCCGTCCGTACTGCAACGCCATCGTGTGGCAGGACACCCGTACCGACTCGATCGCCCAAACCCTGGAGAACGAGGGGCACGGCGAGGTCATCCGGCGCAAGTCGGGGCTTCCTCCGGCCACTTACTTCTCCGGCGGGAAGATCAAGTGGATTCTCGAGAACGTCGAGGGGGTCCGCGAGGCCGCGGAGCGTGGGCACGCGGTGTTCGGGAACACGGACTCCTGGGTGTTGTGGAATCTCACCGGCGGCCCCGACGGCGGCACCCACGCCACCGATGCGACCAATGCCAGCCGCACGATGCTGATGAACCTGGAGACGCTCGACTGGGACGACGAGCTGCTGGACATCTTCGGCATCACCCGGGCGATGCTCCCCACCATCAATCCCTCCTCCGACGCTCAGGCGTACGGCCGCACCCGCACCTCGCGTCCGCTGCGGGCCGCCGTCCCGGTCACCGGGGTGCTCGGCGACCAGCAGGCGGCCACCGTGGGGCAGGTGTGCTTCGAGCCGGGCGAGGCGAAGAACACGTACGGCACCGGCAACTTCCTGCTGCTCAACACCGGTACGAAGCCCATCCGGTCGCAGCACGGCCTGCTCACCACGGTCGCCTACCGGTTCGGGCAGAGCCCTGCGGTCTACGCCCTGGAGGGGTCGATCGCGGTCACCGGGTCCGCGGTGCAGTGGCTGCGGGACCAGATGAAGATCATCACCGATGCGGCGGAGAGCGAGCGGCTGGCCCGGTCCGTCGCGGACAACGGCGGGATGTACTTCGTGCCGGCTTTCTCGGGGCTCTTCGCCCCGTACTGGCGCTCGGACGCCCGCGGCGCCATCGTCGGTCTGGCCAGGTACAACACCAACGCCCATCTGGCGAGGGCCACTCTGGAGGCGATCTGCTACCAGAGCCGGGACGTGGTGGAGGCGATGGAGCAGGACTCCGGTGTCCATCTCGACGTGCTGAAGGTCGACGGCGGGGTCACGGCCAACGACCTGTGCATGCAGATCCAGGCCGATGTGCTCGGTGTCCCTGTCAGCCGCCCGGTGGTCGCCGAGACGACCGCGCTCGGCGCCGCCTACGCCGCCGGTCTCGCCACCGGATTCTGGCGGGACCAGGACGAGTTGCGCGAGCACTGGCAGGAGTCGAAGCGCTGGGAACCGCAGTGGAGCGAGGAGCAGCGGGCGGGGGGTTACGCGAACTGGAAACGGGCGGTGGAGCGCACCCTGGACTGGGTCAGCGTGGGATGA
- a CDS encoding M20/M25/M40 family metallo-hydrolase, protein MNDPWLTVPGEQQGSATGTLAVCFAPTGAHGSTFASWRGLTPEDTTLAFVAPPGRGTRVDEEPVTDMAAYADAVAAGTRELLGGRRLVLIGVSLGALLAYETCRRLLDAGVPVTRLCAVAGQCPGDFHGRGEDVTVEDARAFVAGTGLTDPELLADPEFEEVLLPPVIADLRLAARYDGRRGTVPQVELRAVWATDDPHVPEVTVRRWAEWTRGECTLKSVGGGHYAHQENPAAVISACLDGLPGIRPSRRSVLGAGATAVASTVLGLGAVASASPAARADAPTGTAGASFDGDPTDPVALAVAMIRQNTSNPGDGAVTLPFARMLQGIFRDAGVGTEIVPTPKDGNVHFFARVPGSGPITKKPLILLGHSDVVPAIGDRWETDPFAAEIKDGKLYGRGSLDMKGVNAAFVAALLRHVREGAAFDRDIVLWSDCDEEQGPYGVRWFLTEHPGKVAAGAVITEGGWVLNQRDGTTPMIASLTCNDKRSLLLRLETASYATHTSKPFSGQAVIRLGEVLDQLGGWRAHIRPNALSRQYFAELAEATTDRPFAEALREMLAARTDQRRDRAGEAVVRLSETPELHNAMLRTTLAFTSAQSGYYPSIVPGTATAEFRAAFLPGADDPGRIVAELRSLIGNRATLSVVGNPGESERQALDRLRGYLATPDSDYDTDVFRAWQSAVRRTHPGVRATACQFEAVTSAVPFREQNVPVYGMYPFTVNRDMLKRMHGTDEHIGVEALRQGTETVYQLLAGLRTRA, encoded by the coding sequence ATGAACGACCCATGGCTGACAGTGCCGGGCGAGCAGCAGGGCTCCGCCACAGGTACCCTCGCCGTCTGCTTCGCACCCACCGGCGCCCACGGCTCGACGTTCGCGAGCTGGCGGGGCCTGACTCCCGAGGACACCACCCTCGCGTTCGTCGCACCGCCGGGCCGCGGGACCCGCGTCGACGAGGAGCCCGTCACCGACATGGCCGCCTACGCCGACGCGGTGGCGGCCGGGACACGCGAACTGCTGGGCGGGCGACGGCTGGTACTGATCGGAGTCAGCCTCGGCGCCCTGCTGGCGTACGAGACCTGCCGCCGGCTGCTCGACGCCGGGGTGCCCGTCACGCGGCTGTGCGCCGTTGCCGGGCAGTGCCCCGGCGACTTCCACGGCCGAGGCGAGGACGTGACCGTCGAGGACGCCCGCGCCTTCGTCGCCGGAACCGGACTGACCGACCCGGAGCTGCTTGCGGACCCCGAGTTCGAGGAGGTGCTGCTGCCTCCCGTCATCGCCGATCTGCGGCTGGCCGCCCGGTACGACGGCCGGCGGGGGACCGTTCCGCAGGTCGAGTTGCGTGCGGTGTGGGCCACCGACGACCCGCACGTGCCCGAGGTCACCGTGCGCCGCTGGGCCGAGTGGACCCGGGGCGAATGCACCCTGAAGTCCGTCGGGGGCGGTCATTACGCCCACCAGGAGAATCCTGCCGCGGTCATCTCCGCCTGCCTCGACGGACTTCCCGGAATTCGGCCGTCACGGCGTTCCGTGCTCGGTGCCGGCGCGACGGCCGTCGCGTCCACGGTGCTGGGCCTCGGCGCGGTGGCATCGGCGTCACCTGCGGCGCGGGCCGACGCGCCGACGGGGACGGCCGGAGCCTCCTTCGACGGCGATCCCACCGACCCCGTGGCCCTGGCCGTCGCCATGATCCGCCAGAACACCAGCAACCCCGGCGACGGCGCGGTCACCCTGCCGTTCGCCCGGATGCTCCAGGGCATCTTCCGGGATGCCGGAGTCGGAACCGAGATCGTGCCCACTCCGAAGGACGGCAACGTCCACTTCTTCGCCCGCGTACCCGGCAGCGGACCGATCACGAAGAAGCCCCTGATCCTGCTCGGCCACTCCGACGTGGTACCCGCCATCGGCGACAGATGGGAGACGGACCCCTTCGCCGCGGAGATCAAGGACGGCAAACTGTATGGTCGCGGCTCGCTGGACATGAAGGGCGTCAACGCCGCCTTCGTCGCCGCTCTGCTGCGCCATGTCCGCGAGGGAGCGGCCTTCGACCGCGACATCGTCCTCTGGTCCGACTGCGACGAGGAACAGGGCCCCTACGGCGTGCGCTGGTTCCTCACGGAACACCCGGGCAAGGTGGCGGCGGGCGCGGTCATCACCGAGGGCGGCTGGGTACTCAACCAGCGCGACGGCACCACGCCCATGATCGCCTCGCTCACCTGCAACGACAAGCGCTCCCTGCTGCTGCGCCTGGAGACCGCGTCGTACGCCACCCACACCTCCAAGCCGTTCAGCGGACAGGCGGTGATCCGGCTGGGCGAGGTGCTCGACCAACTCGGGGGGTGGCGTGCCCACATCCGCCCGAACGCGCTGTCCCGGCAGTACTTCGCCGAACTGGCCGAGGCCACCACCGACCGGCCGTTCGCCGAGGCGCTCCGGGAGATGCTGGCGGCCCGCACGGACCAGCGGCGGGACCGGGCGGGGGAAGCGGTGGTGCGGCTCAGCGAGACCCCGGAGCTGCACAACGCGATGCTGCGGACCACGCTCGCCTTCACCTCCGCCCAGTCCGGCTACTACCCGAGCATCGTGCCGGGCACCGCGACCGCGGAGTTCCGGGCGGCCTTCCTGCCGGGGGCCGATGACCCCGGACGCATCGTCGCCGAGCTCCGCTCGCTGATCGGTAACCGGGCGACTCTGAGTGTGGTCGGAAATCCGGGCGAGAGCGAGCGGCAGGCCCTGGACCGATTGCGCGGCTATCTGGCCACACCCGACTCCGACTACGACACGGACGTCTTCCGCGCCTGGCAGAGCGCTGTACGCCGGACCCACCCCGGAGTACGGGCCACCGCCTGCCAGTTCGAGGCGGTCACCAGCGCGGTGCCGTTCCGGGAACAGAACGTACCCGTGTACGGCATGTACCCGTTCACCGTGAACCGGGACATGCTCAAGCGCATGCACGGCACGGACGAACACATCGGCGTCGAAGCACTGCGACAGGGCACCGAGACCGTCTACCAACTCCTGGCCGGACTGCGGACGCGGGCCTGA
- a CDS encoding non-ribosomal peptide synthetase, whose protein sequence is MTTPTLLERFAEQVAAHPRAVALRHTGTSVTYRELDEWSGRLAARLTAKGTGPGSLVALAAQRGPAAVAGVLAVLKTGAAYLGLDPAIPVRRQRRMVEETGPHCVLAEPGLDQFPTLDAPRVTLAPLAEGPLHQAPEQKPDEDALFHIVYTSGTTGNPKGVRISHRSVRGRLEWMWQDHPFPENAVLAVQKSLALVASPWELLGGLLKGVPSVVLATDELLDPVLFAAAVEQERITHLFLTPQLIAGLLQECAGRPDGHRPVLVTSGADTLPVETVLRFREVWPDTILLNLYGMTETASNVAAYDTVRLPADAERVPVGSPVAGASLTVRDRLGRRLPAGVTGEVWVSGPPLALGYVGGDGEDRFTTDDAGVLHYRTGDRGRQLPDSVLEITGRADNQVKVRGYRVELEEIEATLRKAPDVTDAGAYAETEDGETRIVACVTADEETGAAALRAYLRDRLPDYMVPARIQQVPRLPLSTNGKLDRTALGTLVAGIGQERVAGFTPSDATETAVAALWQELLGTPPASADQNFFDAGGHSLLAVRLANRLAATAGRRVPLRRILGAPTVTAIAALCREIQQEEQK, encoded by the coding sequence ATGACCACGCCGACCCTGCTGGAACGCTTCGCCGAGCAGGTGGCGGCCCACCCCCGGGCCGTCGCCCTGCGCCACACCGGCACCAGCGTCACCTACCGCGAACTCGACGAATGGAGCGGCCGGCTGGCCGCCCGGCTCACCGCCAAGGGCACCGGCCCGGGCTCGCTGGTGGCACTCGCCGCCCAGCGCGGGCCCGCCGCCGTCGCGGGCGTCCTCGCCGTACTGAAGACCGGCGCCGCCTACCTCGGGCTGGACCCCGCGATACCCGTGCGACGGCAGCGCCGGATGGTGGAGGAGACCGGGCCGCACTGCGTGCTGGCCGAGCCCGGACTCGACCAGTTCCCCACCCTGGACGCCCCCCGCGTCACACTGGCACCCCTGGCCGAGGGCCCGCTGCACCAGGCCCCCGAGCAGAAGCCCGACGAGGACGCACTGTTCCACATCGTCTACACCTCGGGGACCACCGGAAACCCCAAGGGCGTACGCATCAGCCACCGTTCGGTCCGTGGCCGGCTGGAGTGGATGTGGCAGGACCACCCGTTCCCCGAGAACGCGGTGCTCGCCGTCCAGAAGTCACTGGCACTGGTCGCCTCGCCCTGGGAACTGCTGGGCGGACTGCTCAAGGGCGTCCCGTCCGTCGTGCTCGCCACCGATGAACTCCTCGATCCGGTGCTCTTCGCCGCCGCCGTCGAGCAGGAACGGATCACCCATCTCTTCCTGACCCCGCAGCTGATCGCCGGACTGCTCCAGGAGTGCGCCGGACGCCCCGACGGGCACCGCCCGGTGCTGGTCACCAGCGGCGCCGACACCCTGCCCGTGGAAACCGTCCTGCGCTTCCGCGAGGTCTGGCCCGACACCATCCTGCTCAACCTGTACGGCATGACGGAGACCGCCTCCAACGTCGCCGCCTACGACACCGTCCGGCTGCCCGCCGACGCCGAACGCGTCCCCGTGGGCAGCCCCGTGGCGGGCGCCTCGCTCACGGTCCGTGACCGGCTCGGCCGACGCCTCCCGGCCGGTGTGACCGGCGAGGTGTGGGTCTCCGGACCACCACTCGCCCTCGGCTATGTCGGCGGCGACGGCGAGGACCGCTTCACCACCGATGACGCCGGAGTCCTGCACTACCGCACCGGCGACCGTGGCCGTCAACTCCCCGACTCCGTGCTGGAGATCACCGGACGCGCCGACAACCAGGTCAAGGTGCGCGGCTACCGCGTCGAGCTGGAGGAGATCGAGGCCACCCTGCGCAAGGCACCGGACGTCACCGACGCGGGGGCCTACGCGGAGACCGAGGACGGCGAAACACGCATCGTCGCCTGTGTCACCGCCGACGAGGAGACCGGCGCCGCCGCACTGCGCGCGTATCTGCGCGACCGGCTGCCCGACTACATGGTGCCCGCCCGCATCCAGCAGGTCCCACGGCTCCCGCTGAGCACCAACGGCAAGCTGGACCGCACCGCCCTGGGCACACTCGTGGCAGGCATCGGTCAGGAACGGGTGGCCGGATTCACCCCGTCCGACGCCACCGAGACCGCAGTCGCCGCGCTCTGGCAGGAACTGCTCGGCACACCGCCCGCATCGGCGGACCAGAACTTCTTCGACGCCGGAGGCCACTCCCTGCTCGCCGTCCGGCTCGCCAACCGGCTGGCGGCGACGGCGGGCCGCCGCGTGCCGCTGCGCCGCATCCTCGGCGCACCCACCGTCACCGCGATCGCCGCCCTGTGCCGCGAGATCCAGCAGGAGGAGCAGAAATGA